In one Cygnus atratus isolate AKBS03 ecotype Queensland, Australia chromosome 14, CAtr_DNAZoo_HiC_assembly, whole genome shotgun sequence genomic region, the following are encoded:
- the DCTN4 gene encoding dynactin subunit 4 isoform X2, translating into MVDSHYCPSCLENMPSAEAKLKKNRCANCFDCPCCMHTLSTRATSIPAPLPDDPAKTTMKKAYYLACGFCRWTSRDVGMADKSVASGGWQEPENPHTQRINKLVEYYQQLAQKEKIERDRKKLVRRRNYMPLAFSDKYGLGTRLQRQRPGAPISALAGLSLKEGEDQKEIKIEPADAVEEVEPLPEDYYTRPINLTEVTTLHQRLLQPDFQPICASQLYPRHKHLLIKRSLRCRKCEHNLSKPEFNPTSIKFKIQLVAVNYIPEVRIMSIPNLRYMKESQVLLTLTNPVENITHVTLLECEEGDPDNINSTAKVAVPPKELILAGKDAAAEYDELAEPQDFQDDPDIIAFRKANKVGVFIKVTPQKEEGEVTVSFKMKHEFKNLAAPIRPSEEGDQISEVIWLTHHVELSLGPVLP; encoded by the exons ATG GTGGACTCGCACTactgccccagctgcctggaAAACATGCCCTCGGCCGAAGCCAAGCTGAAAAAGAATAG GTGCGCCAACTGCTTTGACTGCCCCTGCTGCATGCACACCCTTTCTACCCGGGCCACCAGTATTCCTGCTCCGCTCCCCGATGACCCAGCCAAAACTACAATGAAGAAAGCGTATTACCTGGCCTGTGGGTTTTGCCGCTGGACTTCCCGGGATGTGGGCATGGCAGATAAGTCTGTTG CTAGTGGTGGCTGGCAGGAACCGGAGAATCCCCACACGCAGAGG ATTAACAAGCTGGTGGAGTACTACCAGCAGCTGGCTCAGAAGGAGAAGATCGAGCGGGACCGCAAGAAGCTGGTGCGACGCCGAAACTACATGCCGCTGGCCTTCTCG gacAAATACGGCCTGGGAACCAGGCTTCAACGCCAGAGGCCCGGCGCCCCGATCAGCGCTCTCGCTGGACTCTC TCTGAAAGAAGGAGAAGACCAAAAGGAGATCAAGATTGAGCCAGCTGATGCAGTGGAAGAAGTGGAACCTCTTCCTGAGGATTACTACACCAGACCAATCAATCTGACGGAGG TGACGACCCTGCATCAGCGTTTGCTGCAGCCCGATTTCCAGCCGATCTGTGCTTCCCAGCTCTACCCACGTCACAAGCATCTCCTGATCAAACGTTCGCTGCGCTGTCGG AAATGTGAGCATAACCTGAGCAAACCAGAGTTCAATCCAACATCTATCAAATTCAAGATCCAGCTGGTTGCTGT CAACTATATCCCTGAAGTGAGAATCATGTCCATTCCCAACCTGCGCTACATGAAg GAAAGCCAAGTTCTTCTGACTTTGACCAATCCGGTGGAGAACATCACGCACGTCACCCTGCTGGAGTGTGAGGAGGGAGACCCTGACAACATCAACAGCACTGCCAAG GTGGCAGTTCCTCCCAAGGAGCTTATTCTGGCTGGCAAAGATGCTGCAGCAGAGTATGATGAGCTGGCAGAGCCTCAAGACTTCCAGGATGACCCTGA CATTATTGCCTTCAGAAAAGCCAACAAGGTAGGAGTTTTCATCAAGGTCACCCCGCAGAAAGAGGAGGGCGAAGTGACCGTGAGCTTTAAGATGAAGCACGAGTTTAAAAACCTTGCTGCTCCGATCCGGCCCAGCGAGGAAGGCGATCAGATCTCCGAGGTCATCTGGCTCACCCATCACGTCGAGCTCAGCCTCGGTCCAGTGCTCCCGTAA
- the DCTN4 gene encoding dynactin subunit 4 isoform X1, with product MASLLQSERVLYLVRGEKELRAPLPQLYFCRYCSELRSLECVSHEVDSHYCPSCLENMPSAEAKLKKNRCANCFDCPCCMHTLSTRATSIPAPLPDDPAKTTMKKAYYLACGFCRWTSRDVGMADKSVASGGWQEPENPHTQRINKLVEYYQQLAQKEKIERDRKKLVRRRNYMPLAFSDKYGLGTRLQRQRPGAPISALAGLSLKEGEDQKEIKIEPADAVEEVEPLPEDYYTRPINLTEVTTLHQRLLQPDFQPICASQLYPRHKHLLIKRSLRCRKCEHNLSKPEFNPTSIKFKIQLVAVNYIPEVRIMSIPNLRYMKESQVLLTLTNPVENITHVTLLECEEGDPDNINSTAKVAVPPKELILAGKDAAAEYDELAEPQDFQDDPDIIAFRKANKVGVFIKVTPQKEEGEVTVSFKMKHEFKNLAAPIRPSEEGDQISEVIWLTHHVELSLGPVLP from the exons ATGGCGTCGCTGCTGCAGTCGGAGCGGGTGCTGTACCTGGTGCGCGGCGAGAAGGAGCTGCGGGCGCCGCTGCCGCAGCTGTACTTCTGCCGCTACTGCAGCGAGCTCCGCTCCCTCGAGTGCGTCTCGCACGAG GTGGACTCGCACTactgccccagctgcctggaAAACATGCCCTCGGCCGAAGCCAAGCTGAAAAAGAATAG GTGCGCCAACTGCTTTGACTGCCCCTGCTGCATGCACACCCTTTCTACCCGGGCCACCAGTATTCCTGCTCCGCTCCCCGATGACCCAGCCAAAACTACAATGAAGAAAGCGTATTACCTGGCCTGTGGGTTTTGCCGCTGGACTTCCCGGGATGTGGGCATGGCAGATAAGTCTGTTG CTAGTGGTGGCTGGCAGGAACCGGAGAATCCCCACACGCAGAGG ATTAACAAGCTGGTGGAGTACTACCAGCAGCTGGCTCAGAAGGAGAAGATCGAGCGGGACCGCAAGAAGCTGGTGCGACGCCGAAACTACATGCCGCTGGCCTTCTCG gacAAATACGGCCTGGGAACCAGGCTTCAACGCCAGAGGCCCGGCGCCCCGATCAGCGCTCTCGCTGGACTCTC TCTGAAAGAAGGAGAAGACCAAAAGGAGATCAAGATTGAGCCAGCTGATGCAGTGGAAGAAGTGGAACCTCTTCCTGAGGATTACTACACCAGACCAATCAATCTGACGGAGG TGACGACCCTGCATCAGCGTTTGCTGCAGCCCGATTTCCAGCCGATCTGTGCTTCCCAGCTCTACCCACGTCACAAGCATCTCCTGATCAAACGTTCGCTGCGCTGTCGG AAATGTGAGCATAACCTGAGCAAACCAGAGTTCAATCCAACATCTATCAAATTCAAGATCCAGCTGGTTGCTGT CAACTATATCCCTGAAGTGAGAATCATGTCCATTCCCAACCTGCGCTACATGAAg GAAAGCCAAGTTCTTCTGACTTTGACCAATCCGGTGGAGAACATCACGCACGTCACCCTGCTGGAGTGTGAGGAGGGAGACCCTGACAACATCAACAGCACTGCCAAG GTGGCAGTTCCTCCCAAGGAGCTTATTCTGGCTGGCAAAGATGCTGCAGCAGAGTATGATGAGCTGGCAGAGCCTCAAGACTTCCAGGATGACCCTGA CATTATTGCCTTCAGAAAAGCCAACAAGGTAGGAGTTTTCATCAAGGTCACCCCGCAGAAAGAGGAGGGCGAAGTGACCGTGAGCTTTAAGATGAAGCACGAGTTTAAAAACCTTGCTGCTCCGATCCGGCCCAGCGAGGAAGGCGATCAGATCTCCGAGGTCATCTGGCTCACCCATCACGTCGAGCTCAGCCTCGGTCCAGTGCTCCCGTAA
- the SMIM3 gene encoding small integral membrane protein 3 isoform X1, which translates to MWMDPHDPTALPKHILDIWVIVLIILATVLVMTALVLCPATAVIVYRVRTHPTRNSIV; encoded by the exons ATGTG GATGGACCCCCACGACCCCACCGCCCTCCCCAAGCACATCCTGGACATCTGGGTCATCGTCCTGATCATCCTGGCCACCGTCCTCGTCATGACGGCCCTGGTGCTCTGCCCGGCCACCGCCGTCATCGTCTATCGGGTGCGGACTCACCCCACGCGCAACAGCATCGTGTGA
- the SMIM3 gene encoding small integral membrane protein 3 isoform X2: protein MDPHDPTALPKHILDIWVIVLIILATVLVMTALVLCPATAVIVYRVRTHPTRNSIV from the coding sequence ATGGACCCCCACGACCCCACCGCCCTCCCCAAGCACATCCTGGACATCTGGGTCATCGTCCTGATCATCCTGGCCACCGTCCTCGTCATGACGGCCCTGGTGCTCTGCCCGGCCACCGCCGTCATCGTCTATCGGGTGCGGACTCACCCCACGCGCAACAGCATCGTGTGA
- the GPX3 gene encoding glutathione peroxidase 3, translated as MGSWCRGAWILSLVLAGFAQPGQSQEREKVKCYDSVRGTIYDYGALTIDGDEYIPFRKYAGKMVLFVNVATYUGLTLQYLELNALQNELGPYGLVVLGFPSNQFGKQEPGQNSEILPALKYVRPGGGFVPNFQLFQKGDVNGAKEQKVYSFLKNSCPPVAEEFGNPKNLFWEPLRNHDIKWNFEKFLVGPDGVPVMRWYHRANIAIVKNDIIAYMRQQRGR; from the exons ATGGGGAGCTGGTGCCGGGGAGCTTGGATTTTGTCCCTCGTCTTGGCCGGGTTCGCGCAGCCggggcagagccaggagagggagaag GTGAAATGCTATGACTCGGTGCGGGGCACCATCTACGACTACGGGGCCCTGACCATCGACGGGGACGAGTACATCCCCTTCAGGAAGTACGCGGGGAAGATGGTGCTCTTCGTCAACGTGGCCACCTACTGAGGGCTGACCCTGCAGTACCTCG AACTGAATGCACTACAAAATGAGCTGGGGCCCTACGGGCTCGTGGTCCTGGGCTTCCCCTCCAACCAATTCGGGAAGCAGGAGCCTGGCCAGAACTCCGAGATCCTCCCGGCGCTGAA GTACGTCCGGCCAGGAGGCGGCTTCGTCCCCAACTTCCAGCTCTTCCAGAAAGGGGATGTGAACGGGGCCAAGGAGCAGAAggtctacagcttcctgaaG AACTCCTGCCCACCGGTGGCGGAGGAGTTCGGGAACCCCAAGAACCTCTTCTGGGAGCCCCTGCGGAACCACGACATCAAGTGGAACTTCGAGAAGTTCCTGGTGGGCCCCGACGGCGTGCCCGTCATGCGCTGGTACCACCGCGCCAACATCGCCATCGTGAAGAACGACATCATCGCCTACAtgcggcagcagcggggccgctAG